Sequence from the Saccopteryx bilineata isolate mSacBil1 chromosome 6, mSacBil1_pri_phased_curated, whole genome shotgun sequence genome:
TTCACCACAGCTACGGGACAACAGGCCAGCCACTCACCTGCCTTCCGCTCCAAGGGTCCAGCACCCCGAGATCCTGATCCCAGGGTAAGCCGGGAGGCTGCTCATGGCTGGGACACAGGGTGATCCGAAGTGTTTGCCGGGGCACCACCGCACTGCCTTATACCCACAGCAGCACCACAGGACAGCTCAGACGCCACCTGACCTGCTCCTCCATGGGTGCGTGGCCCAGAGGGTGAGGCTGCCCAATGGGCGGCAGGGAGCCAGCAGCTGGGAGGCCCCTCGAGTCCCTGTGCCGATGGAACGGCACTCACCACCGGCCCCAGAGACCGAGGTCACAGGCATAAGAGGATCACCCGGCTGGGGGCTGTGCACTCGCCTGATATTAATAGCACTGACCCTGCTGGAGAACAGGCAAGCCTCGGGTGTGAACTGGCCCTACGGGGCACAGGCTGGCACGCTGCGGGCCCGGGACTTGCCGAGGAACACTGGGCATCCCCCCGGGACACCCTGGAAAGAGCTCCAGACCCCTGGCCTGCCTAGGGCCGCAGGGCCCACCACCCTCGGAGGTAGAGGGAAGTCAGAGGTATCTCTTGGCCAAGCTGAGCTGAATGTCAGTGCTGAGCTGGGTGTCCCACCCCTGTCCCCAAGGTGCCTCCTAGAGGCATAAACAAATCTGAAACTCTACCCTCCTGAGCATCTGAGAATAACTGCCTGCCCCGCCTCCTCCATAGCGAGGCTCTCGCCTGTCCCCCAGGGCCACCCAGTACTCAACgttggggggcaggaggggagggatgaCGCAGCCACACCCCAGCCTGGCGGGCGGAGGAAGGGCAGGTTCAGAAAGGGTGCGTCAGCTTAAGTATCTGTCCTCCAGTCTGTACAGGGATTTGCGTCCACAGGTCCCAGCCTCCTCCCTGTGATCAATCTGCTGAGTATCAGCTTTCCTCCTCAACATCGCTATGGCCGTCAGAGCCTCGGGGACAGAAAATATCACCGGGGCTTTGTACATTTGAAGCAGGCCACTCCTGGCTGCCCAGGTAACATGGGTGTGTGTCTGAGCCCCACCAGAGGCACCTAGAGGCAGGACTGGCCTGTCCGTCTCTACCCACAGGAGCTGCCCTCCTGACCCCCG
This genomic interval carries:
- the LOC136308894 gene encoding uncharacterized protein; this encodes MQHTAQMGVFTTATGQQASHSPAFRSKGPAPRDPDPRQHHRTAQTPPDLLLHGCVAQRVRLPNGRQGASSWEAPRVPVPMERHSPPAPETEVTGIRGSPGWGLCTRLILIALTLLENRQASGVNWPYGAQAGTLRARDLPRNTGHPPGTPWKELQTPGLPRAAGPTTLGGPSLLPVINLLSISFPPQHRYGRQSLGDRKYHRGFVHLKQATPGCPGTRMGVCEAADPPHHPGIRRPDYSPRLWASLPAPTAAAPNSTWTKTGDSLRSTGTCRRHHLSSAKGV